TCAAGATGTTTTTGCATGGCTGCAATAGCATATCTGAACATACGAAAGGCCATGTGCTCGTCAGGGCTGCTTTGGTGCTCAATAAGAGCATAAATATAGCCGTCACCACATTCTGTTTTCATTGAGTAGAGCACGTCTGAATAATACGGACGTAAGTCGTCTTCTAAAAAAGAACCTGATTCCAGTTTCAATGTTGATAAGTCGCATAACGTTTTCAGATATGTTGGTAAGTGTATTTCCAACATATCTTTAGCGGTTCAGGCGTTGTTAAAAAGGCTTTAAACAACCCATCATGGGGCGTTGTTGTGTTTTTCTTACTCATGAAAAGTGATCCACTCTACTGACTGAGTTAAGTATACCACTAATCGAATGGAAAATAATTTAGTGCCTGAGAGTGCTTAAAATGTGGTTTTTGTTTAGAATTGATGTCAATTTTATTATTCATGATTATATCGCCATCTGCTTACGGTTTAAGTATTGAAGAGATCCAAAGATTAAGATAGTAGGGGAAAGCAGGGTTCAGGTTTCAGGAAGATCAAAAGTGAGTACCCCTGAAACCTCTGCGCGTAGCGTCCTGAAGCCTAGTTTTTAGTTTTTTATAACCAACCCCTCCCAGTCTCCCCTTATATCAAATATCAACATTTTCAGCCAAGTGATTAGTTCGATAAAAGGGGAGGAGCTAAAAGCGGATACGGCGCTTGCTTTTGATCTTATAGAAGCGAAGCGGTCTAGTTTCTAGTTTCTAGCCGCCGTATAATTTCTCATCACTCTCACTTCAATTGCATTCCTCTCACGACCCTATTATTATCGTAATGTATATTCATCTTTACTTACGAGCCCTCATGCCTCTTACTGTTATTAATCCCAATACCCCTAATCATATTGCTCTCTATGCCGCTTTGCTTTGTAGCCAAAATACGCTGAATAAAGTCAAAAAAGCCATGATGCAGATCTTAGCTGAGCCTGAATCACCACAAAGTGAGTTGAACTTTACTCAAGCACTTTCCGATCTATGCCAGCAAAAAATGATGTATCAAGAGGGCAATAAGCTATGCTTTACTCCGCAAGGGTTAACGCGGGCGCTATTGGCATTTGGTGAGGTAAATAATACCCAGTTAGAAGATTTGGTTGAGTCGAATATCGATAATCCTAAAGCGCCTTATGTGGGTTTGTTTGCGGTGGCTTCTGATTATGATTGGCTGATGGATTTATTGCATGAACTAAATAACCCATCAGATATCGGCTTGGCTTTTGATATTCTCTGCTCTGATCCAATCAGTTGGCAGTTAAATGATCGGGTTTGGGTTAATCTGTTTGCTCAAGTGATGATGGTTAACTGGTATAAGCTATTAAACGATCGCCCAAATAAGATGGAATTTACCACGGCCATTGAGGTGATGGATGAGTGGCGAATTAACCAGTTTGGTGTGAACTTTCAGTTTGATAAGTGGTGCTTCGCCCCAAGAATAAAGAGTGACTATCTGCTTTCCGCTTCCCATTTTGATAGCACTTATCTTCGTCATCGAGACGCTTTTCGTCCTATTAATTCAGATAAAATCTCTTTTACTCAACTGTGTGATTTGGCATTGGTGAGTGTGCTTGACCCTTCTCTTACCTCTGCAACCAAAGCAAAAATGAGTATGGCTTTCTATAGCATGCCAGAGCTTTCTACGCAGTATTGGCGTGCGTCTATCAATCTTATTACTGCCAGTGACAGTGTGTTGGCGCACTATTTTGAGGACCCTGAACTCTGGCTAGATTCATTAGTGGATAGTCGAGGCCAGGTGGCGTGGGGGCGCATGTTAATTGAATCAATTATCGCTTATCGTCTGCGTGATAATACCAATGTCTGGATTGGGTTAATGACCTTAGCTCGTACTTCAGAGATGAGGTCGTTATTAGATCACCCGGATAACTTTGCACTGGCTCAGGTGGCAAAAAATGCGTTAACTCGTTTGCTGGATCAAGACAATCCATTAATTCATGTCGCTTCGCCTTGGCAGCAATGGTTAACGCGCATTGACGGCACATTAAATCCAATAGCGGTAAAGCAAGAACGTTTGATTTGGCAGTTGGATCCATTGGCATCGAAAGTTGAAGCGAAAATTCAGGCGAAAAGTAAGCGAGGTTGGAGTCAGGGTCGCAAGGTGCCGCTAGAGAAGTTTGGTTATAAACACAAAGAAATCCTCAGCACCAGTGACACAACGATCTTATCTGCTGCTTCGTATGAGGGCATGATTTGGGGCGGTGGTTCAAAAATCACTAAGCCCGTTGCTCATGCCTTGTGTGATGCCGATAATCTTTATGATCATCAGGGTGAACAAGTCTCTTTTTATCGAGAAACGCCGTTGTTGGTGTGGCGCACAGAGGGGGCAGAGTTGGCCTTTGAGGCGTACCCTTATTATTCAGAGCGGACTTGTACTCAATCGTGGTTGCATCAATCGAATGACAGTGTGTTTCGTTTTATTGATGCGCCAGAGCAGATCTCTGAATTTTTAGAAGAGTTAAGAGTTCGAGATCCACATTTTCCAGCAACTCAAACGGCAGAGTTAATTGCGGTGTTGGGCGAGCACGTTCATTGGTTTGATATTGATGAGCAACGAGGAACCGTGACGCGTGGTGAGTGTGTGGCCGAGCCTCAATTGTGGCTAGCGTGGAATGGAATATCGTTGGATGTCGCGATTGAGTATGGTTCGTTAGACAACAAAGTCAGTTGGTCGCCGGGTAAAGGCAACGAGTGGGAAAGTGGCTTTGATGGGATCTGGTATCAACGGGATCTAGCGAATGAAAAACATCACGCAAAGTTATTAGTTAAAGAGTTAGGCTTAGAAAAAAACAGCACATTTACTTGGCAAATTGAGGGTGAGTCCGCGTTGGAGTTAATTACTAAGATTGATGGGGAGTTGAGCGCAAATCTGCATTGGAAAGCCGACAGCCAGCAAGTGAAGGTGATTGGGGTTGATGATTTTTCAATGTCGATTAATCAAAAGCAGAATTGGTTTGAGGTGAATGGACGAGTTCAGATTGACAGCGATTTGGAGATGGATTTACGTCAGTTGCTGGCTCATCATCGTACTGGCTTTGTGAGCTCTGATAATTCGTCGTTAACCTTATTGATTTCAGATCAACTGCGTCGCCAATTGAGCTTATTGGACAGCTTGGTGGATGACGATCAATTGGTTGATCTGCGCATGGCGTATCCGTTGCAAAAGTTGGTGGAGTCGATGGCGGCCAACAGTGATGACGCGTGGGATAAGTTAGTTGAAGAGTGGCGAGTGAAGCCAGAGTTAGATGCTGAGTTATTAGCGCCTCTGCGTGATTACCAAAAAGAGAGCGTGGAGTGGGCGGCGCATTTATCGCAACACGGTTTTGGTGCCTGTCTTGCGGATGACATGGGATTGGGTAAGACGTTGCAAGGCTTGACGTTACTGAGCCATTATCGTGCGCAAGGACCAAGTATGGTGGTGTGCCCGAAATCGGTGTTGACCAATTGGCAGCAAGAAGCCGAGCGTTTTACACCGCAGTTGGTAATGATTGATTTGGAAGCGTGTGATGATCGGTTAACGGCAATTAAAGCGGCGGGGCCAAATGATGTCGTGGTACTGAGTTATGGTTTAGTGACGAGATTAGCCGAAGCGTTGAATGAGGTTGAGTGGAATTGTGCGGTATTGGATGAAGCTCAGCAGATTAAGAACCCACAAGCGAAGCGCTCTAAAGTGGTGTTTGGTTTGGAAGCGGCGCATCGTTTTGCATTATCAGGAACACCGGTTGAAAATCATCTGGTTGAGTTATGGAGTTTGTTCTCCTTCTTGAATCCGGGGTTGCTTGGCGATCTTAAATCGTTCCGTTCTAAATATTCACAAGCGGCGAAGCAGCAACAAGATATGCTGCGATTAAAAGCCTTGGTGAGTCCGTTTATTATGCGTCGTACCAAAACGGAAGTATTGACTGAATTGCCTGCAAAAACTGAGGTAGTGCATCATGTTGAGTTATCGAATAAAGAACGAACCGCGTATGAAGCGGTAAGAAAAGAATCACTCGCGAATTTAAAAAGTGCATCGAGCCGTGGTGTGGTTGAGGTCTTTGCTGCATTAACTAAGTTGCGTCAAATTTGTTGTGATGTGAGCTTGGTGTTTGATTCAATGCAAGGAGAGGCGAGCACCAAGTTATCAGAAGCGCAGAGTTTGATTGAAGAAGCGCTAGATGGTGATCATAAAGTGTTGGTGTTCAGCCAATTTGTTGGGGTGTTAAAACGTTTTTCGGCCCAATTAACCGAGTCGAATATTTCGTTCAGTTATTTGGATGGCAAGTTGAGTACCAAACAGCGTCAGGCGGCCATTGATTCATTTAAAGACGGCACTAACTCTGTGTTTTTGATCAGCTTAAAAGCCGGCGGTACAGGGTTGAATTTGACCGAAGCGGATACCGTGATCCACATTGACCCATGGTGGAACCCAGCGGTAGAAGACCAAGCCAGTGATCGCGCTTACCGTATGGGCCAACAAAAGCCTGTCACGGTTTATCGTTTAGTAACAAAAGATACGATTGAAGAGAAGATCATCGCGCTGCACCATGATAAACGTGATTTGGCGGATCAGGTGTTGTCAGCGACGTCGAGCAGTAGAACGTTAGATCCACAGCAGCTATTAGGGTTGTTGGAGGGGTAAGCGTATAGTTACTCCCCCTTGTATTGACTATGTTGCTCTAATGGCCATAGCGATAAAGGGGGAGAACCGTCCGGAACCTATTTCTAGTCATGCTATATTATTCAAAATAAACAATAACCATGGATTGGCATATGAACTACGACATCTTCAACGGTGACGCTGACGGCATCATCGCTCTGCTTCAACTTCGTCTGGCTACTCCTCAAGAATCAACCTTAATCACAGGTGTTAAACGTGATATCAACTTAGTGGCTAAAATTGACGTCCAAGCGGGTGATAAGCTAACCGTATTAGACATTTCAATGGAAAAGAACATAGTCGCTCTAGAGCTTGCTTTACGTTCTGGTGCTGAGGTATTTTATGCCGATCACCATCGTGCGGGTGATATTCCTCAGCACGAGAATCTGTCTGCTCATATCGATTTAGATGCCAATACTTGTACTGCTTTAATTGTTGATAACCTATTAAATGGTCAATTTCATGAGTGGGCGATTACCGCCGCTTATGGTGATAACTTAATAGCTAAAGCCGATGACTTGGCAGACGCTGCCAGCTTATCTTGTGAGCAAAAATCACAGCTAAAAGAATTGGGGACCTTAATCAACTATAATGGTTATGGGGCCAAGGTTGGGGATTTACACTTTGATCCCGCAGAGTTATACCAAGCCTTATTACAATACCCATCGCCTTTTGATGTGATTGCAGATAAAACATCACCTTTTTATCAGCTTCAAAATGCCTATCAATCGGATATGGATAACGCCTTTGCGATTGAAGCGCAGCACAAAAGTGAGAAATTAGGCTTATTTGAATTACCAAATGAAGCATGGGCACGTCGTATTAGCGGAGTTTATGGTAACCTTTTGGCAAATCAATCTCCTGACTCTGCTCATGCGGTATTAACGCAAAATGCGGATGGGACGTATATGGTATCTCTTCGTGCGCCATTGAATAATAAGCAAGGTGCGGGTGAGATCTGTAGCTCGTTTGATACGGGTGGTGGACGTGAAGCGGCGGCGGGGATTAATGTGTTGCCGAGAGAGTCGATTGCTGAGTTTATTGAAGTGGTTGAGAATAAATATTAGAGTGAAACTAGAAACTAGAAACTATACGCTGCGCTAACTAGAGACTATAAGTGCAGGTATAGCTGGTGTAATAATTAAGCCTATCAACATGAATGCTTTTGATTTTATAGTTTCTAGAGCGAAGCGTTCTAGTTAGCTCAGCGTATAGGCTCTTATTCAAATAAATTAAAAATAGAGAAAAACAATGAATATTTTAGTCACTGGCGGAATGGGTTACATCGGTAGCCATACCTGCGTACAAATGATTGAAGCGGGCTTAACGCCGATCATTTTAGACAACTTATACAACAGTAAAGAAGTGGTGCTTGATCGCATTGAAGCTTTGGTTGGTGTAAAACCTAAATTTTATGAGGGTGACATTCGTGATCCTCAAATCTTAGCGACTGTCTTTGCTGAAAACCAAATCGATAGTGTGATCCACTTTGCTGGCTTAAAAGCAGTCGGTGAGTCGGTTGAAAAACCAATCATGTATTACGATAACAATGTATCGGGTACTTTGGTTTTAGTTGAAGCGATGCGTAAAGCGGGTGTGAACAGCATTGTATTTAGTTCATCAGCGACGGTTTATGGTGATCCGGCGTCTACCCCAATTAATGAAAACTTCCCAAAATCAGCAACCAATCCTTATGGTCGCAGTAAGCTGATTGTTGAAGAGTGTCTAACTGATATTCAAAAAGCACACCCTGAGATGAGTGTGACGCTATTACGTTACTTTAATCCGGTTGGTTCTCATAAATCAGGCACCATGGGTGAAGATCCTCAAGGTATTCCAAACAACTTGATGCCGTTTATCTCTCAAGTTGCTGTTGGCCGTCGTGAATTTTTATCGGTATTTGGTGATGATTATCCTACAGTAGATGGTACGGGTGTTCGTGATTATATCCATGTGGTGGATTTAGCTGATGGTCACTTAGCGGCGTTAAAGCACAAAGGCCAACAAGCGGGTTTGCATATTTATAACTTGGGTACTGGTAATGGTAACAGTGTTCTTCAAATGGTCGCTGCGTTTGAGAAAGCTTCTGGCGCTAAAGTTCCGTATCAAATAGTCCCTCGCCGCCCTGGTGATATTGCCGAGTGTTGGGCTGACCCTGCTAAAGCGCGTGAAGAGTTGAAGTGGGAAGCGAAATTGTCTCTTGATGATATGACGGCGGATACGTGGCGCTGGCAGTCGAATAATCCGAAAGGATACTAGAAACTATACGCTTCGCTAACTAGAGACTATAAGATCAAAAGCGAGTATTGCTCTTGTTCTTATAGGAGCGAAGCGGTCTAGTTTCTAGCTAGCGAAGCGTATAGTCTTCAGCGCAACCTCTGAATTATTTTCGACCAAAACAAAAAATGCCCACTGGCTATAAAGCCTGTGGGCATTTTACTATTTGCAGAACTAGAAACTATACGCTGCGCTAACTAGAGACTATAAGAACAAAAGCGAACACAGTGTTTGCTTTTGCTCTTATAGAAGCGAAGCGGTCTAGTTTCTAGTTTCTAGTCAGCAAAGCGTATAGTTCTTACTTAAAAAGAACGTCACCAGACATTTCAGCAGGAATCGCTGTGCCAGTTAGCGCTAGCATAGTAGGAGCTAGATCAGACAGCTTACCGCCTTCTTTAAACTCAATCGCTTTGCTACCAACGTAGATAAGAGGAACAGGAAGGTTAGTGTGAGCGGTGTGAACGCCACCTGTTTCAGGGTTAATCATCATTTCAGCGTTACCGTGATCGGCAGTGATAAGCATCTGACCATCAACTTCTTTGATAGCTTCAACGACTTTACCGATGCACTCATCAAGCGCTTCCATTGCTTTAACAGCAGCTTCGTATACGCCAGTGTGACCAACCATGTCACAGTTAGGGAAGTTACAAACGATAGCGTCATACTTACCAGATTTGATAGCAGCAACTAATTTCTCAGTCAGCTCAGGTGCGCTCATTTCAGGTTGTAGATCGTAAGTTGCTACTTTTGGAGAGGCAACCAGTTGACGCTCTTCGCCTTCAAACTCGTCTTCTTTACCGCCGTTGAAGAAGAAAGTAACGTGTGCGTATTTTTCAGTTTCAGAAATACGTAGTTGAGTTTGACCTTCTTTAGATAACCACTCGCCGTAGGTATTTTCTAGAGACGCAGGAGAGAACGCACAAAGAAGAGGGATGTTTGCTGCGTATTGAGTCAACATCACAAAATCAATTGCTGGGAATGCGTCACGAGCAAAACCATCGAAATCAGGAACGAATGCACGTGTAATTTCACGAGCACGGTCAGCACGGTAGTTCATGAAGATTACCGCATCGCCATCAACGATTGCTGCTGATTCTTCGCCTTCTGCTTTGATTTCAGTTGCTTGTACAAACTCATCGTTCTCTTCACGAGCGTAAGCCGCTTCAAGGCCTTCAACTGCTGAATCAAAAGTGAATACGGCTTTTGCTTCTGTCATTAGATCGTAAGATTTTTGTACGCGATCCCAGTTATTGTCACGGTCCATTGCGTAGTAACGACCAATTAGAGAAGCAACGCGGCCTTTGCCTAATTTAGCGAATAGCTCTTGGAAGTTTTTCAAAGAGTTTTCAGCTGAACGAGGTGGTGTATCACGTCCGTCTAGGAAGCAGTGTAGGTAGATTTTTTCTGCGCCACGTACTGCTGCCATTTCTACTGCTGCGTAGATGTGATCTTCATGAGAGTGAACGCCACCTGGAGACATAAGGCCCATGATGTGAACGGCTTTGTCTGCTTTAACCGCTTTGTCGATAGCGTTAACTAGTGTTTCGTTTTCTTGGAACTCACCATCAGAGATTGCTTTAGTGATACGAGTTAGATCTTGATAAACAATACGACCAGCGCCGATGTTTGTGTGACCAACTTCTGAGTTACCCATTTGACCATCAGGTAAACCAACGTCCATACCTGATGCAGAAATTAGCGTGTTTGGTTGAGTAGCCATTAGACCATCAAGAACTGGAGTGTTTGCATTTGTGATTGCGTTATCTGCTTGAGCTTCACGGTGACCGTAACCATCAAGAATAACTAGCGCCATAGGCTTTTTAGCTGACATAAAGGTGTTCCTCGTCAATAGCTTAATAAATTCGAATAAATAACTTTGTGTAATTTTACTACAAAGTTTGAAAATGGGCCAGAGACTATACGCTGCGCTAACTAGAGACTAGACCGCTTCGCCCCTATAAAAGCTAAGAGCTAAGAGCGAAGCGTTCTAGTTAGCGTAGCGTATAGTCTCTAGCCTTAACTTAATGTATAATTTTAAACCAATAACACTCATATTCTTCACTATATCCAAATCAGAGGTTTATATGCAAAAAGTAGAATTATTTAATACTCATACTTTTATTAAAGAGCTCGTTAAATCTGGAATGGAAGAAAAGACAGCGGAAGTGCTAGCTGAAAACCAACTTGCAATGCTAGAAACTCAAATATCTACAAAGGCAGATATGTATGATGTAAAAGCACATATGACGGATGAGTTATCTACGATTAAAAAAGATTTGGATTGGATAAAAAAGCTGATGCTGGGTATTGGTGTGACGGTATTAATTGCTTCGCTAAAATATATTTTTTCGTAATTAAAGATCAGCGTTCAGATCGCTTCGCTTGCAGGTTAAAGGGGTGGGGAGGAGGGGTTGGTAAGTATAGAACTAGAAACTATACGCTGCGCTAACGAGAGACTATAAGATCAAAAGCGAGTATGGTGTTGCTCTTATAGGAGCGAAGCGGTCTAGATTCTAGTTAGCGAAGCGTATAGTCTCCAATAACTTACTATGCTTCACAAACACCCACGCACTTATCCCACCCATCACATTCCCAATTGCAATCCCAACAAACAATCCTTCCATGCCATAAAAGTGACTGCCAATCCACGCCGTCGGTAAGGTAAACACAAACAACCTCATGAAACTCCAACTGAAAGAATGTAACGGTTTTTGCATCGCATTTAAGCTGCTCACAAGCACCATCACAATGCCTTGGAATCCATAACTGAATGGCACACAAATCAAGTGTAAGCGTGCGGGGAACTACACCTTGTCTTTTACATTCCAAGGTAAAAGTGAATCGATATCTGGCGATCCAACACATAAACGATCTAGACAATACCTAATATAATCGTAAGGGATTAATCCGTTTGCCTTTGCTGTTTCTACAATGCTGTAAAGCATTGCACTTGAATCTGCACCAGCCGTTGAACCCGAAAATAACCAGTTTTTCCGGCCGATAACAAACGGTTTAACCGCTCGCTCTGCTCGATTGTTATCAATAGATAACAATCCATCATCAATATAACGAACTAATTTATCCCATTGATTTAATGTATAGCTAATCGCCTCACCTAATTTTGTTTTAGGTGATACTCGACTAACTGCGCTATCAAGCCAATCACGGAGCTCTTTAAGTAAATCGCGGGCTTCTGTCTGCCTAGCAACATACTTGGCTTCAGGGGAAGCCTCTTTTAATAACGATTCGATCCGGTATAGCTTTTGGATTTTACTCAATACCCAATCTGCACTCCCTGTTTTCCCTTTTACTTGAACACGTTGAGCCTCAATAAATCGTCGACGTGCGTGTGCCCAACAGCCAACTAAAATCGCTTCAGTTTGTTCATAACCTTGGTAACCATCGGTATGTAAATACCCGTTATAACCTTTTAAAAAGTTAACTGGATGGTAGCCATGCCTGCTAGATTGATAATCATAAAGTACAATTCCAGGCAAAACACCAGAGCCTGGAGAATCATAGCCAGAGCAGTAGACCCACATATAACATTTTGCTTTTTCAACATCCAACACATTTACCGTTGTTTCATCACAATGCAGAGTGGGTTGTTCAAGCAAAATACGATGTAACTCGTTATAAAGAGGGGTAAATAGTACCGAGCATTTTATTAACCAATCCGCCATCGTTCGCCGTCCAATAATGATACCCCCATTGCTGAAATAACGTTTCTTGACGATAAAGTGGAAGACTGTATTGAAATTTAGCCGTAATAATTTGAGCAAGTAAACTTGCGGTCGCAATCCCTTTAGGGATTGGTGACGCTGGCATTGGGGCTTGTTTAATGTCTACTGAAGTATTGTTTTTTTCACAATTTCGGCAAGCATATTTAGGACGAACATGTTGAATAACTTCCACTTTAGCTGGTACAAATTCCAACTTTTCACTGATGTCTTTACCCATCGCATGCATCTCTAGACCGCAACACTTACAAGTTTTATCTTTTATGTCGTGGATAATAACAGTACGCGGTAAGTCTTCAGGTAAGCGTTGGCGTTTTGGCTTTTGACGAGTGTAGGTAATCGTTTGTGTGTCATCATTTTCAATGATGATTTCTTCTTCTGTTTCATTGAATAAATCAAATTGAGTCGAGTCAGATTCACTGCTTTTACCAAAGCGCTGATGTTGAGCCAGCCGAAATTGCTCTAGAAGACGGTTATATTTATTTTCAAGCTGAAGCACAAGTGCTTTCAGCTCGTCAATGGTATCAGGAAGTGGTTTTATTTTATCAGTCATGTAGATGACTATATAACGATAATACAGGTAATCAATCGGTTGCCTCCTATTCTTGACTGAGAATCAACTATTCAAAGGGTTGTTTGATAATGTACCGGTTGATGTCCTAAGATATCAAAACCTTGTAATAGCAGTGTCAGTTGCTGCTCTGATAATGCTAACGTATCGTTATTTATATTTCGTGGCCATTTGAAGCGGTCTTCATCTAATCGCTTGTACCATAAAGCGAATCCTGTTTTATCCCAATACAATATTTTGAGTTTATCACGAGGCTTATTGCAAAATATAAATAGAGCATCACTAAACGGTGATAGTTGCATTTCTTGCTCAACAATCACGACAAGGCCATTAATGGCCTTGCGAAAATCGACAAAATCACGATGAAGATAAATGGTGGAAACATCAGTAAATACATTCATGATTGATACCCTTTTAATAAGAGTCCTATCCAGTGAGGTTCAGTATTAGCTGGCAATGTTAATCGCAATTTTCCGATAGAAAGTTGAATATCTGGTAATTGTGGAGTGGCGATGATAGTTGATGTTAACGCTTCTACTTTCAAGAAAGTAGAAGCGTTAATCTTTTGTTTCCATCGTGCTTTACGTGCACTAAATGTCTTTGGCAGAATATTATGGTTACGACAAAATTCAGCGGCACTAAGCTTGCTAGATTGCTGAGATTCAAATAGAGCGTGCCATTGCTCTGGTGTTCTCTTTTTATCTTTTTGCATAATTACGTTCTCGTTAAATGAAAGATCGTAAGATACGCATAATGAATTTTATTTGTTAGGTGTAGTTCCCCGCACGCTTACAATCAAGTACATCCACAGGCCGTGTTGAACAGCATCATCTTGGCTAAATAGATGAGATAGCGGGATACTCAGTGGAACAATTAAAATATAGAGAAACAGTTGGAAGATGACGGAGAACTTCATCGCTAAGAATATGGCCTCTTTGACTCGCTCTGGCTGTTTTGCGCCAAGGTTTTGAGCGACAAATGGGCTTAATGAAGACGTAAGTGCCATCATCACTAATAACATTAATGACTCGACTCGTTGCGCTGCACCATAAGAGGCGACCGCAACCGTACCTTGGCTGGCAAGCATCATCATTAAAATGGCTCCAGAGATAGGGTTTAATGCGTTTGATAATGCTGCGGGAGAGCCGATTTTTAAGATCTGATGCCAATCTTGTTTTATCTCTGATGGCTTTGGTGGAGCAAGCAATTTTACTTTTCGAGTTAATACATAAAAAGAAGCACATAACGCACCAAACCAACTGATGCCACTGGCAATCGCTGCACCTTGAATGCCTAACTCAGGAAAAGGCCCATAACCAAAGATAAGTAGAGGATCGAGTACGCCATTAATTAACCCTGCCAGCATCATGATTTTCGCCGGAGTGGTTGTGTCACCCGTGGCTCGAATGGCACTGTTACTCGACATTGGAATAACCAGTAGCGGAATAGTGAGATACCAGATGGACATATATTGATGGATAAGAGGTAACAGTTTGTCTTCTGCA
The Aliivibrio salmonicida LFI1238 genome window above contains:
- the tnpA gene encoding IS66 family insertion sequence element accessory protein TnpA, whose amino-acid sequence is MQKDKKRTPEQWHALFESQQSSKLSAAEFCRNHNILPKTFSARKARWKQKINASTFLKVEALTSTIIATPQLPDIQLSIGKLRLTLPANTEPHWIGLLLKGYQS
- the galE gene encoding UDP-glucose 4-epimerase GalE, whose amino-acid sequence is MNILVTGGMGYIGSHTCVQMIEAGLTPIILDNLYNSKEVVLDRIEALVGVKPKFYEGDIRDPQILATVFAENQIDSVIHFAGLKAVGESVEKPIMYYDNNVSGTLVLVEAMRKAGVNSIVFSSSATVYGDPASTPINENFPKSATNPYGRSKLIVEECLTDIQKAHPEMSVTLLRYFNPVGSHKSGTMGEDPQGIPNNLMPFISQVAVGRREFLSVFGDDYPTVDGTGVRDYIHVVDLADGHLAALKHKGQQAGLHIYNLGTGNGNSVLQMVAAFEKASGAKVPYQIVPRRPGDIAECWADPAKAREELKWEAKLSLDDMTADTWRWQSNNPKGY
- the gpmM gene encoding 2,3-bisphosphoglycerate-independent phosphoglycerate mutase, which encodes MSAKKPMALVILDGYGHREAQADNAITNANTPVLDGLMATQPNTLISASGMDVGLPDGQMGNSEVGHTNIGAGRIVYQDLTRITKAISDGEFQENETLVNAIDKAVKADKAVHIMGLMSPGGVHSHEDHIYAAVEMAAVRGAEKIYLHCFLDGRDTPPRSAENSLKNFQELFAKLGKGRVASLIGRYYAMDRDNNWDRVQKSYDLMTEAKAVFTFDSAVEGLEAAYAREENDEFVQATEIKAEGEESAAIVDGDAVIFMNYRADRAREITRAFVPDFDGFARDAFPAIDFVMLTQYAANIPLLCAFSPASLENTYGEWLSKEGQTQLRISETEKYAHVTFFFNGGKEDEFEGEERQLVASPKVATYDLQPEMSAPELTEKLVAAIKSGKYDAIVCNFPNCDMVGHTGVYEAAVKAMEALDECIGKVVEAIKEVDGQMLITADHGNAEMMINPETGGVHTAHTNLPVPLIYVGSKAIEFKEGGKLSDLAPTMLALTGTAIPAEMSGDVLFK
- the tnpB gene encoding IS66 family insertion sequence element accessory protein TnpB (TnpB, as the term is used for proteins encoded by IS66 family insertion elements, is considered an accessory protein, since TnpC, encoded by a neighboring gene, is a DDE family transposase.) translates to MNVFTDVSTIYLHRDFVDFRKAINGLVVIVEQEMQLSPFSDALFIFCNKPRDKLKILYWDKTGFALWYKRLDEDRFKWPRNINNDTLALSEQQLTLLLQGFDILGHQPVHYQTTL
- a CDS encoding DEAD/DEAH box helicase — translated: MPLTVINPNTPNHIALYAALLCSQNTLNKVKKAMMQILAEPESPQSELNFTQALSDLCQQKMMYQEGNKLCFTPQGLTRALLAFGEVNNTQLEDLVESNIDNPKAPYVGLFAVASDYDWLMDLLHELNNPSDIGLAFDILCSDPISWQLNDRVWVNLFAQVMMVNWYKLLNDRPNKMEFTTAIEVMDEWRINQFGVNFQFDKWCFAPRIKSDYLLSASHFDSTYLRHRDAFRPINSDKISFTQLCDLALVSVLDPSLTSATKAKMSMAFYSMPELSTQYWRASINLITASDSVLAHYFEDPELWLDSLVDSRGQVAWGRMLIESIIAYRLRDNTNVWIGLMTLARTSEMRSLLDHPDNFALAQVAKNALTRLLDQDNPLIHVASPWQQWLTRIDGTLNPIAVKQERLIWQLDPLASKVEAKIQAKSKRGWSQGRKVPLEKFGYKHKEILSTSDTTILSAASYEGMIWGGGSKITKPVAHALCDADNLYDHQGEQVSFYRETPLLVWRTEGAELAFEAYPYYSERTCTQSWLHQSNDSVFRFIDAPEQISEFLEELRVRDPHFPATQTAELIAVLGEHVHWFDIDEQRGTVTRGECVAEPQLWLAWNGISLDVAIEYGSLDNKVSWSPGKGNEWESGFDGIWYQRDLANEKHHAKLLVKELGLEKNSTFTWQIEGESALELITKIDGELSANLHWKADSQQVKVIGVDDFSMSINQKQNWFEVNGRVQIDSDLEMDLRQLLAHHRTGFVSSDNSSLTLLISDQLRRQLSLLDSLVDDDQLVDLRMAYPLQKLVESMAANSDDAWDKLVEEWRVKPELDAELLAPLRDYQKESVEWAAHLSQHGFGACLADDMGLGKTLQGLTLLSHYRAQGPSMVVCPKSVLTNWQQEAERFTPQLVMIDLEACDDRLTAIKAAGPNDVVVLSYGLVTRLAEALNEVEWNCAVLDEAQQIKNPQAKRSKVVFGLEAAHRFALSGTPVENHLVELWSLFSFLNPGLLGDLKSFRSKYSQAAKQQQDMLRLKALVSPFIMRRTKTEVLTELPAKTEVVHHVELSNKERTAYEAVRKESLANLKSASSRGVVEVFAALTKLRQICCDVSLVFDSMQGEASTKLSEAQSLIEEALDGDHKVLVFSQFVGVLKRFSAQLTESNISFSYLDGKLSTKQRQAAIDSFKDGTNSVFLISLKAGGTGLNLTEADTVIHIDPWWNPAVEDQASDRAYRMGQQKPVTVYRLVTKDTIEEKIIALHHDKRDLADQVLSATSSSRTLDPQQLLGLLEG
- a CDS encoding acetyltransferase; protein product: MNYDIFNGDADGIIALLQLRLATPQESTLITGVKRDINLVAKIDVQAGDKLTVLDISMEKNIVALELALRSGAEVFYADHHRAGDIPQHENLSAHIDLDANTCTALIVDNLLNGQFHEWAITAAYGDNLIAKADDLADAASLSCEQKSQLKELGTLINYNGYGAKVGDLHFDPAELYQALLQYPSPFDVIADKTSPFYQLQNAYQSDMDNAFAIEAQHKSEKLGLFELPNEAWARRISGVYGNLLANQSPDSAHAVLTQNADGTYMVSLRAPLNNKQGAGEICSSFDTGGGREAAAGINVLPRESIAEFIEVVENKY